The genomic segment AAGGACCCAGAATCGCTCGATCGGGAAGATGGGACCGGCGACCCAACCGGTCTCGCCTATCGTCGTGCCGTGACCAGCCCCTCAACGACGCACTCCGGACACCGCCACGGAGCCCTGCTCGCCCTTGCCGGCGCCTGTCTGTGGGGCACCACGGGCACCTCGCAGGCCCTGCTCACCGGACAGCACAGCCCGGTGGCCGTGGGAGGCCTGCGCACCCTGGTGGCCGCCGTCCTGCTGACCGGCATCGCCCTGGCCGGCGGAGCTCGGGGCTGGGTGGTGCCGCTGCGACACGGGAGCTGGCGGTGGATCCTTCCTGCCGGCCTGTCCGTGGCCTGTTACCAGATGACCTTCTTCGCGGCCGTCGCCCGGACCGGGGTGGCCGTGGGAACCCTGGTCATGCTGGCCACGACGCCGCTGGTCGCGGGGCTGCTGGGCTGGCGGCTCGAGGGACGGCGCCCGTCCCGCCTGTGGGCGACGGCGACCCTGACCAGCCTGGCGGGTGCCTCGCTCCTGGTCCTGGGATCCGGCAGCTCCGCACCGCTCGACGTGCTGGGTCTCCTGCTCGCCGTGGCTGCCGGCATCAGCTTCGGCAGCTACTCCGTGGCGGGCCGACGTGCAGCCAGTGAGGGGGACGAACCGCTGGTGCTGAGCAGCTGGATCTTCCTGGTGGCAGCCCTTGTCCTGGCGGTGCCCCTGCTGCGGCAGGACCTCACCTTCGTCACCCAACCACGCAACCTCGTGGTGCTGGGCTGGCTCGGGGTGGCCGCCACGGCGGGCGCCTACCTGCTCTACCAGACCGGCATGCGCAGCATCGACGCCGCCACCGCCGCAACCCTGGCGCTGGCCGAACCCATGGTGGCCAACCTGCTGGCCGTGCTGGTGCTGGGAGAGCCCTTCACCGCCCTGATGGGGCTCGGGGTGGCGCTGGTGCTGGCCGGGTTGGGCCTGCTGAGCCGTGCCTAGACCCGTCGGGACGACGTGCACAGTCCACTGTGCACGCGCAAGGGGCAGGCCGGGGCGGGGTGCAGCACCAGACATCCCGCTCCAGATCCCGGGCGCAACAGGCACACCAGGCGCACCCGTCAGGAAAGCACTCAGGGAAGGACGAGTGGGGTGCCGGTGAGGCGCTCGAAGGCCTCCAGGTAGCGCATCCGGGTGGCCTCGACGATGTCGGCGGGCAGCGAGGGCGGCGGATTGTCGTTGCTGCGGTCCCACCCGGACTCGCGGGTCAGCCAGTTGCGGACGTACTGCTTGTCGAAGCTGTCCAGACTGCCGCCCGGCACCCAGGTGGACGCGTCCCAGAAGCGCGAGGAGTCGGGGGTGAGCACCTCGTCGGCCAGCACGATGGTGCCGTCGGCGCGCCGACCGAACTCGAACTTGGTGTCGGCCAGGACCATGCCGCGCTCGCGGGCGATCTCCTCCGCACGGGCGTAGACCGCCAGCGTCAGGTCACGGATCTGCTCGCCCAGTTCGATGCCGGTGGTCTGGCACATGGTCTCGAAGTCGACATTCTCGTCGTGCTCGCCCATCGGCGCCTTGGTGGCGGGGGTGAAGATCGGCTCGGGCAGCCGGGATCCGTCCTGCAGCCCTTCGGGCAGCGCAATGCCACACACGGTGCCGCTGGCCTGGTACTCCGCCCAGCCGGAGCCGGTCAGGTAGCCACGGGCGACACACTCGACAGGGATCATGTCCAACTTCTCGCAGACCAGGGCACGCCCCTGCACCAGCTCGGCCCGGGCCTCCCCGATCTCCGCGACGGGACGGGGGCTGATCACGTGGTTGTCCACCAGCTGACGCAGCTGGTCGAACCACCACAGGGACAGCTGGGTGAGCACGATGCCCTTGTCCGGAATGCCGGGGGTGAGCACGAAGTCGTAGGCCGAGATGTTGTCCGTGGCCACCATCAGCATTCGGTCATCTGCTTCCAGCGCGTAGAGTTCGCGCACCTTGCCGGCGTGGATCAGGGGCAGCTGCAGGTTGTTGTACTGGCTCACGGCCTCCACCCTATGACCTGCGTGGCGGGTCCCATCACCACTCCCACTGGACGACGCACAGCGAGGGCGGCACGTCCAGTTTGATCAGCTGCGCGAGCCCCTCGGAGACGGGCAGCTCGACGGCGGCCGGATGGGAGACGGTCAGCTCGTCCTCGGGGCTGGCGGTGTAGCCCACCACCCGCTTGGGCACGGCACCGCGGGAGAACTGCACCTCCATCACGACCTCCCCGGTGTGGGGTACCGCCAGGGCCATCATCTGCGTGGGTTCCGTCGTGGGGGCCAGAGTGGTCATGTACTCGAACATGATGTATTCGCCCTGGCGCAGGGACCGGGGCAGGAGCATCTGGGTGACGGCCAGTTCCTTCTGCGGAATGACGATGCGCTGGCCCACATGGCAGTTGGACAAGCCATGGACCTCTTCACCTCCGTCGGGATCCCCGTCATCGTCCTGGACCACCAGGGGGAAGTCCTTGGCGCCGCCGACGACGCACTGCGCCACCTTGCGGATCACCTCGGAGCTCTGCGTCCGGTCTGGTGCGACCATGGCGGTCACATGGGTGCTGACGGTGCGCAAATGGTCCCGTGAGAGCCCGGCCTGAAGGAGGGCCTCCTCGACGGTTTTCGGGATGGGCAGCGGGCCGGGGCCGTTGCCACTGCGCCGGCGTTTGGCGCTCATGGGCGCGGTGGAGACCAGCGTGCCGGGTTCGAGCTCGAGCACTTCCTCGAGCGCCGCCAGTGTCCTTCCGGAGTGTGCCCGCACCGGTTGCGAGCGACCGTTCTGCCAATAACTCAGGGTGGCCACCGAGACCTTGACGTCGAGCTCTTCCAGGCGGTGCCGGATCCGCTCCAGGGTCAGGCCGCGAGACTTGATGGCGTCATTGAGCACGGACGCGAAGTCCGACCCGCTCGCCGTCATTGCGTCTCTCCCTCGTCACGTGTGCATTCCTGGATCCATCGCCACCCCTGAGGCATGGTGTCCTTCACGCCGTACCGTCCGGGCAGAGCGACCGATTCGGGCACGGCGTGCCGCGGTCGAGCGTCCTCGGGATGTCCAGCGAGGCTCCGCTCGGGTGACAGGACACGGTCCAGTGGGGTTAACCCCACGAATATGACACATGACCGGCCCCGCCCCAGAACCGATGTGACCGAGATCCCAGATTAAGAATTAACTGTTCTGGCTCTTCGCGCAAACACGCACGGATGAGGACCGGTTCCACCTCCCGGTAGTCTGGCCGCGCCTGTGGATCCGCAGGTGCCTGGCACGGAAGGTTGGATTTTCATGACTCAAGAGCCTCACCTGGATGGAATGGGCGCGCTCCCCTACGACGGCGGCGTCGCATTCCGCGTGTGGGCACCACACGCCAGTTCTGTCTCGGTCTTCGGCACGTTCAACGAGTGGCGCAATGACGCCAACCCGCTGGAGGCCGAGGGCAATGGCTACTGGTACGGGGTGGTTTCGGGCGCCAAGACCGGCGACGAATACAAGTACCACCTCGTCAACAGCGAGAACCCGGACAATGTGGTCGAGCTGGACAGGGTGGACCCGTACGCCAACAAGGTCACCAACTCCGTCGGCAATGGCATCGTCTACAACCACGACGACTTCGACTGGCAGGGCGATTCCTTCGCCTGTCCCCCGCACAACGAGCTGGTGATCTATGAGGTGCACACCGGGTCCTTCAACACCAGCCCGGACAGGATCGGCACCTTCGAATCCGTGCTCGCGAAGCTCGACCACTTCAAGAAGCTGGGCGTCAACGCCATCCAGCTGATGCCGGTGATGGAATTCGCCGGCGACCGCTCCTGGGGCTACAACCCCGCCCACCTGTTCGCCGTCGAGGGCATCTACGGCGGCCCGGACGCCCTGAAGAACTTCATCCGCGAGTGCCACAGGAATGGCTTCGCCGTGATCATCGACGTCGTCTACAACCACTTCGGCCCCAGCGACCTGGACCTGTGGCAGTTCGACGGCTGGAGCGAGAACGGCAAGGGCGGCATCTACTTCTACAACGACTGGCGCACGCAGACCCCATGGGGGGACACCCGCCCCGACTACGGCCGCCCCGAGGTTCGCCGCTTCATCCGCGACAACGCGATGATGTGGCTGGAGGACTACCACGCCGACGGCCTGCGCTGGGACATGACCGCCTACATCCGCTCCAAGGATGCCTTCAGCAATGATCTCCCCGAGGGCTTCGAGCTGATGGGTGAGGTCAACCGCGAGGTGCGCAACCAGTTCCCCGGCAAGATCATGATCGCCGAGGACATGCACGGCCACGCCAACATGGTCGGCGAGGGATACGAGCAGGCAGCCTTCCACGCGCAGTGGGATGCCGAGTTCGTCCACCCGCTGCGGGCCTTCATCCGCGCCTTCTACGACAACGACCGCGCCCTGTCCCCGGTCAAGGCAGCCATTGAGCACAACTACGACGGTGAGGCCTTCCGTCGTGTCATCTTCACCGAGAGCCACGACGAGGTCGCCAACGGCAAGCAGCGTGCCGTCAATGACGTGAACCCGGTGGACCAGCAGGGGTGGTATGCCACCAAGCGGGCCACGCTCGGCACGATGATCGCGCTCACCAGCCCCGGCATTCCGATGGTCTTCCAAGGCCAGGAGTTCCTGCAGGGTGGCTACTTCACCGACGAGGTTCCGCTGGACTGGAATCTCAACGAGATCCACCAGGGAATCGTGCAGATGCACGCGGACCTGATGCAGCTGCGTCGCAACTGGGCCGACGACACCGAGGGCCTGCGCGGACCCGGCCTGAATGTCTTCCACTGCAATGAGGACGCCAAGGTGATGGCCTGGCATCGTTGGCGCGAGCACGGCACCAATGACGACGTGGTGGTGGTCATCAACGCGACCGACGACGTGCGCGGCGACTACCGGATCGGCCTGCCCGCCGGGGGCCACTGGGAGTTGAAGTTCAACTCCGACTCGAAGGCCTACGCCCCCCACTTCGGCTCCGCCGACGCCTACGACGTGGGTGCAGAGAACCAAGGAATCGACGGGATGCCGTACTCCGGCGTGGTGAACCTGGCCCCCTACTCGATGCTCGTCTACAGCTGGAAGGGCTGAACGATGACTCGCGGGCACCTGGGCGGGCCCTCGTGGCGCGGCCAGGTGCCCGGCTTCGAGGTGATGGAGGTCGTCGCACGCGTGGCCCAGCTGCGCGCCGAGGGTCATGACGTGGTGAGCCTGTGCGTAGGGGAGCCACTCGCCGGCGCGCCGGCCCCGGTGCGTCAAGCCATGGCGCGTGCGATGGACGGGGCGGACCTCGGCTATTCGGCCTCGCTGGGGATGATGCCGCTGCGGGAGAAGCTCGCCGAGCACTACGGGGCACGGTATGGCCTGGCCGTCGATGCCTCGCGGGTGGCCATCACCACGGGGAGTTCCGGTGCCTTCCTGCTGGCCTTCCTGTCCTGTTTCGACGCGGGAGACCGGGTGGCGCTGGCCCGGCCCGGTTATCCGGCCTATGCGAACATCCTGCGCAGTCTTGATCTTCAGGTCGTCGAGCTGGACGTGACGGTCCCCGACGAGACGGGCCGAGTGACCTACCAGCTCACCACCCAGATGCTGGATGCCGTGCAGGAGCAGGCGCCGCTGGCCGGTCTGGTAGTGGCCTCCCCCGCCAATCCCACCGGCACCATGCTCACCGCCGACGAGATGGAGTCCTTGGCCGCCTGGTGCCGGGAGCACGGCGTCCGGCTGGTCAGCGACGAGATCTACCACGGGATCACCGCGGACGGCACCATGGGCGAGTGCGCCTGGCGGCACGATACCTCCGCGCTGGTGGTCAGTTCCTTCAGCAAGTACTGGGGCATGACCGGGTGGCGGCTGGGCTGGTTGCTGATGCCCGAGGACCT from the Luteococcus japonicus genome contains:
- a CDS encoding helix-turn-helix domain-containing protein, with the translated sequence MTASGSDFASVLNDAIKSRGLTLERIRHRLEELDVKVSVATLSYWQNGRSQPVRAHSGRTLAALEEVLELEPGTLVSTAPMSAKRRRSGNGPGPLPIPKTVEEALLQAGLSRDHLRTVSTHVTAMVAPDRTQSSEVIRKVAQCVVGGAKDFPLVVQDDDGDPDGGEEVHGLSNCHVGQRIVIPQKELAVTQMLLPRSLRQGEYIMFEYMTTLAPTTEPTQMMALAVPHTGEVVMEVQFSRGAVPKRVVGYTASPEDELTVSHPAAVELPVSEGLAQLIKLDVPPSLCVVQWEW
- a CDS encoding alpha-amylase family glycosyl hydrolase; its protein translation is MTQEPHLDGMGALPYDGGVAFRVWAPHASSVSVFGTFNEWRNDANPLEAEGNGYWYGVVSGAKTGDEYKYHLVNSENPDNVVELDRVDPYANKVTNSVGNGIVYNHDDFDWQGDSFACPPHNELVIYEVHTGSFNTSPDRIGTFESVLAKLDHFKKLGVNAIQLMPVMEFAGDRSWGYNPAHLFAVEGIYGGPDALKNFIRECHRNGFAVIIDVVYNHFGPSDLDLWQFDGWSENGKGGIYFYNDWRTQTPWGDTRPDYGRPEVRRFIRDNAMMWLEDYHADGLRWDMTAYIRSKDAFSNDLPEGFELMGEVNREVRNQFPGKIMIAEDMHGHANMVGEGYEQAAFHAQWDAEFVHPLRAFIRAFYDNDRALSPVKAAIEHNYDGEAFRRVIFTESHDEVANGKQRAVNDVNPVDQQGWYATKRATLGTMIALTSPGIPMVFQGQEFLQGGYFTDEVPLDWNLNEIHQGIVQMHADLMQLRRNWADDTEGLRGPGLNVFHCNEDAKVMAWHRWREHGTNDDVVVVINATDDVRGDYRIGLPAGGHWELKFNSDSKAYAPHFGSADAYDVGAENQGIDGMPYSGVVNLAPYSMLVYSWKG
- a CDS encoding pyridoxal phosphate-dependent aminotransferase; this encodes MTRGHLGGPSWRGQVPGFEVMEVVARVAQLRAEGHDVVSLCVGEPLAGAPAPVRQAMARAMDGADLGYSASLGMMPLREKLAEHYGARYGLAVDASRVAITTGSSGAFLLAFLSCFDAGDRVALARPGYPAYANILRSLDLQVVELDVTVPDETGRVTYQLTTQMLDAVQEQAPLAGLVVASPANPTGTMLTADEMESLAAWCREHGVRLVSDEIYHGITADGTMGECAWRHDTSALVVSSFSKYWGMTGWRLGWLLMPEDLQTSIDALSSNLALCAPVPAQLAALEAFGDDVHSWARAAVRQYDVARDVVQRTAHDLGWELAPADGAFYVYADISSSLRPSEDSRAWCTSLLEEARVAITPGWDFDRVHGGSTVRLSLAVGPEQVAEAMTRLRSWLAGR
- a CDS encoding DMT family transporter produces the protein MTSPSTTHSGHRHGALLALAGACLWGTTGTSQALLTGQHSPVAVGGLRTLVAAVLLTGIALAGGARGWVVPLRHGSWRWILPAGLSVACYQMTFFAAVARTGVAVGTLVMLATTPLVAGLLGWRLEGRRPSRLWATATLTSLAGASLLVLGSGSSAPLDVLGLLLAVAAGISFGSYSVAGRRAASEGDEPLVLSSWIFLVAALVLAVPLLRQDLTFVTQPRNLVVLGWLGVAATAGAYLLYQTGMRSIDAATAATLALAEPMVANLLAVLVLGEPFTALMGLGVALVLAGLGLLSRA